The genomic segment TGGAGTGAACTGAGTCACACCTAAATCATCATCGGTTTTATGTTTAGCCAAAATATCTGACGGGCGTAAACTACGACGTAAATCCATTTCGTCTTCACCACGGACAAATACGCCACGTAATGAATTCGTGTAAACGTCAACGATTTCAACATCAACAAAGCCACCAATGCACTTTGGATCGCCTTCAAAGTTAACGACACGATTATTTTCAGTACGACCACGAAGCTCCATTGGATTCTTTACAGATGGACCTTCTACCATAATACGTTGCACTGTACCTAGCATTTGACGGCTGTAACGCATCGCTTGTTGAGTAATACGGTCTTGTAAAATCGCTAGGCGCTGTTTTTTCTCTTCCATGGATACATCATCAGGCAAGTCCGCTGCTGGAGTACCAGGACGTGCACTGTAGATAAAGCTGAAGCTGTGATCAAAGCTCACATCTTCAATTAACTTCATGGTGTCTTCAAAGTCTGCTTGAGTTTCACCTGGGAAACCAATAATAAAGTCAGAACTGATGTGAATATCAGGACGGGCTTTACGTAAGCGACGGATGATTGACTTGTATTCAATCGCCATATGGCCACGTTTCATGTTAGTTAAGATGCGATCTGAACCTGACTGAACAGGTAAGTGCAAGAAGCTCACTAATTCAGGTGTATCTTCATAGACATCAATAATGTCTTGTGAAAACTCGATAGGGTGACTTGTGGTAAAGCGAATACGATCGATGCCATCAATAGATGCTACTAAGCGAATGAGCTCTGCAAAGGTGCAGATTTCATCATCGTGAGTTGGACCACGGAATGCATTAACGTTTTGGCCAAGTAGGTTTACTTCACGTACACCTTGCTCCGCGAGTTGTGCAACTTCTAGAATCACATCATCGACAGGGCGGCTGACTTCTTCACCACGTGTGTATGGCACAACACAGAAAGAACAATATTTACTGCAACCTTCCATAATGGACACGAACGCCGTTGGACCATCAGCTTTAGGCTCAGGTAAACGGTCAAACTTTTCGATTTCAGGGAAGCTCACATCAATAACGGCTTTATCACCGTTATTGATTTGGGTAATCATTTCAGGAAGACGGTGCAAGGTTTGTGGGCCAAAAATAATATCAACACACTGAGCACGTTCTTTAATTGCTTTACCTTCTTGCGACGCAACACAGCCGCCAACACCGATAATTAAATCAGGTTTTTTATCTTTTAAGGTTTTCCAGCGACCAAGCTGATGAAACACTTTTTCCTGTGCTTTTTCACGAATTGAACATGTGTTTAGTAGCAGTACGTCTGCTTCTTCAGCATCCTCAGTCAAGGTATAACCTTGATAATCGTCCAGCAAATCAGCCATTTTAGATGAATCGTACTCGTTCATCTGACAGCCCCAGGTTTTTATGTGCAGTTTTTTACTCATCAGTTACGCCGTTCTATTACCACAGAAAAATAGCCGAGTATTTTAACTGCACAAAGGCTCGCTGGCTAGCCTTTGTGCACATCTTGTTAGCATTATTCTGAAATGGCGAATACCCCTATTTTTTCAGGGTATTTATCTTGCTGTGCTAACTCATTTGATTGATTAGCAAAAAAGCCAAAATCTTCGGCCATCGCTAAATTATCTAAACGTGCTTGAAGCATGACCTTTTGATTTAAATCAGCATGCAATCTTGATGAATGGGTAAACTCTGCTGCTAAATTGACGAATTCTTGTTCGTCATCAGCAAAAAAACCGTATCTTTTTGCCAAGGTGACATTGTCTTGGCGAGCTTGGGCAATAATTTTCTGGCCTAGCTCTCGATTAAAGCCAGTGAGCATTTCCGTGGTTTGCTGATATAAGGCATAATCAAATGGCGTGCGATAGATGACAGTGACGGTTTCCATTGGTTGTATTTGCGCATGAGATGCAGCAGAAAATAACCCAGTGACGGCCAATATAGCGCTCACTAAAACGCGGGTTATTTTTTTTACATTAAACGCCAATGACGTTGTCGAAAGTTTGGTGCTAATTTTTGTAGAATGTACGTACGTGCTGTTAGTAGACATAGTATCCTCTCTTACCTTGGCATGACAGAAGTGGTGCAAGGTGTTTTCATTAGACAGTTTGAGTATAAGAAGAGGTTTACTGGTTAATATGTCACCATTGTAAGCAGGTGTTGCTCAAAGATTGTCTAGCAACATATCGACACGATTAAGCGATTTTAGACACGTTTGCACATATTTAACTAAAACAAGTGTGACGTGCGATGAGAAGGGTTTAGTAATGCAAGATGCAGTTCAAGATACGGTTGAAGGCAGTGACCAAAGTCAAGAGATTCAACATGATGTAGTGATTGTTGGTGGCGGCATGGTTGGGGCTGCTGTTGCTGTTGGCTTAGGGCAGTTAGGCTTAAATGTTGCAATGATTGAAGCTTATCAACCCAAGGCCTATGAACCAGAACAAGCGCTGGACCTTCGAGTGTCAGCAATTAGTGTCGCCTCTGAGCAATTGCTCGACCGTCTTGGTGTGATGGACACCTTATTATCATTACGTCATGTGGCATACAAAGGCTTAGAAACTTGGGAGATGGATGATTGCATCACTCAGTTTCATGCGGACCAAATAGATGAACCGCATTTAGGTTACTTTTTTGAAAATCGCTTAATTCAACTGTGTCTATGGCAACAAATTGAGACGATGGACAATATCACCTTATATTGCCCCAACAGTGTAAGTCGATTTGAACGAATTAGCTCAAGTGAAGCAACACAAGTTAAAGTCAGTCTTGATTCTGGTGCTGAGCTGATGGCAACATTGGTTGTGGGGGCCGATGGGGCTAACTCACAAGTCCGTCAGTGGGCAGGTATTGGCATTACAGGTTGGGATTATGCACAATCAGCCATGTTGATTAATGTTGCCACAGCGACTGAGCAACAAGATGTCACATGGCAACAATTTACACCTCATGGCCCACGTTCGCTTTTACCTTTACCAGGTAAAAATGCGTCATTAGTTTGGTATGACAGTCGCAGCCGAATTAAGCAATTAATGCAACTCAACCCTGTGCAACTTGCCGAACAAATCAGACAGCATTTCCCTGAGCGGTTAGATAGTGACTTTACCGTTATCGACAGAGGCAGTTTTCCATTAACACGTAGACATGCACAATCATATTATCAAGACAATGTGGTCATATTAGGTGATGCAGCACATACCATTAACCCACTTGCGGGGCAGGGGGTGAATATTGGTTTTAAAGATGTTGATGTATTGATTGCGACGATTGCTGATGCAATTGGCAACGATAAACCTTGGTGGACTGGAAGCGTGTTACAGCAATATCAGTGCAAACGTTATAACGACAATTTACTGATGATGTCTGCGATGGATGCATTTTATGCTGGTTTTAGTAATAATTTATTGCCGCTCAAATTATTAAGAAATGGCATGTTAAAGCTAGCAAACCATGACAACCCAATCAAAAAGAAAGTCCTTAAATATGCATTAGGCTTAGCATGACCGATATTGTGACTAGCCATACCCACAGATCTGAATCATTAATTAAATAATGTTGTCGAATGAAGTGCCTGAAAAGTTCAGGCACTTCTAATTTTAAACATCTATCTTCTCGTTTTCTCCTGCTGTTTTTCTTCTTACTAGGCACAGCCTTTGCGCCAATAGCCAGTTTGTGGCAATAAAATTAAACGCGCTCGTCAGTAAAAGCAGCCGCTTAAAGCCAAGTTATTATCTTGAGTTTAGGTTAATTAGCACAGGGTATTTGTTGAGTTCTGTTTTGAGTGTTAAAATGCCGCGCTTTAGCGCAATCAGATCATTGTCAGTGTGTTTTTGTACTTTGATTTGTTGTTCGCGCGGTATTATTTTCGCTAAAAAATGAGTACTAATGAGTCAAATTAAACTAATTGTCGGCCTTGCAAATCCGGGCGCTGAATACGCGCAAACTCGTCATAATGCAGGTGCATGGTATGTGCAGGAACTCGCACGTTTATGTGGCGCTACTTTAGTACCTGATAGCAAATATTTTGGTTTAACCGCGAGAGTGACCATTGACGGTAAAGATGTCAGGTTATTAATTCCGACAACGTTTATGAATTTAAGCGGTAAGTCAGTGAGTGCATTAGCTAACTTTTTTAGAATTACCCCAGAGCAAATTTTAGTTGCACATGATGAGCTGGATATGGAGCCGGGAGTCGCTAAGTTCAAACTTGGTGGCGGTCACGGTGGCCATAACGGTCTAAAAGACATCATTGCGAAAATGGGCAACGATAAAGGCTTCCATCGTCTTCGTATCGGTATCGGCCATCCTGGTGATAAAAATCGTGTCAGTGGTTATGTGTTGGGTAAAGCGCCCGCAGTAGATCAAGAAAAAATGAACGCAGTAATAGATGAAGCAGTGCGTTCAACAGAGATTTTATTTAAGCAAGATATGGCGAAAGCCATGAACAGATTACATACTTTTAAAG from the Shewanella japonica genome contains:
- the miaB gene encoding tRNA (N6-isopentenyl adenosine(37)-C2)-methylthiotransferase MiaB, giving the protein MSKKLHIKTWGCQMNEYDSSKMADLLDDYQGYTLTEDAEEADVLLLNTCSIREKAQEKVFHQLGRWKTLKDKKPDLIIGVGGCVASQEGKAIKERAQCVDIIFGPQTLHRLPEMITQINNGDKAVIDVSFPEIEKFDRLPEPKADGPTAFVSIMEGCSKYCSFCVVPYTRGEEVSRPVDDVILEVAQLAEQGVREVNLLGQNVNAFRGPTHDDEICTFAELIRLVASIDGIDRIRFTTSHPIEFSQDIIDVYEDTPELVSFLHLPVQSGSDRILTNMKRGHMAIEYKSIIRRLRKARPDIHISSDFIIGFPGETQADFEDTMKLIEDVSFDHSFSFIYSARPGTPAADLPDDVSMEEKKQRLAILQDRITQQAMRYSRQMLGTVQRIMVEGPSVKNPMELRGRTENNRVVNFEGDPKCIGGFVDVEIVDVYTNSLRGVFVRGEDEMDLRRSLRPSDILAKHKTDDDLGVTQFTPN
- a CDS encoding FAD-dependent monooxygenase, encoding MQDAVQDTVEGSDQSQEIQHDVVIVGGGMVGAAVAVGLGQLGLNVAMIEAYQPKAYEPEQALDLRVSAISVASEQLLDRLGVMDTLLSLRHVAYKGLETWEMDDCITQFHADQIDEPHLGYFFENRLIQLCLWQQIETMDNITLYCPNSVSRFERISSSEATQVKVSLDSGAELMATLVVGADGANSQVRQWAGIGITGWDYAQSAMLINVATATEQQDVTWQQFTPHGPRSLLPLPGKNASLVWYDSRSRIKQLMQLNPVQLAEQIRQHFPERLDSDFTVIDRGSFPLTRRHAQSYYQDNVVILGDAAHTINPLAGQGVNIGFKDVDVLIATIADAIGNDKPWWTGSVLQQYQCKRYNDNLLMMSAMDAFYAGFSNNLLPLKLLRNGMLKLANHDNPIKKKVLKYALGLA
- the pth gene encoding aminoacyl-tRNA hydrolase, with the protein product MSQIKLIVGLANPGAEYAQTRHNAGAWYVQELARLCGATLVPDSKYFGLTARVTIDGKDVRLLIPTTFMNLSGKSVSALANFFRITPEQILVAHDELDMEPGVAKFKLGGGHGGHNGLKDIIAKMGNDKGFHRLRIGIGHPGDKNRVSGYVLGKAPAVDQEKMNAVIDEAVRSTEILFKQDMAKAMNRLHTFKAE